The Patescibacteria group bacterium DNA segment CGTTCGCTGTGGCGAACTTCGGCGAGACAGGCGAATTACGAATTGGGTTGATTTTGGGGTTGGTGGTGCTTTTGGTAGTGCATATGTTTTCGCCATATCTAAATCATCCGCTGGGTATCGGCTATATTGTTTTACTTTCCAGTTTTGGGAAAAAAGACAATTAGAGAAGCGGTTTATTGCCGCGTAGATAGTCTTGATAACTCATCGAAGCCTTTCCCTCGACCTGAACTTTGTCAAGGGCAAGCTCGCCGTTTTCCAGGTGGGCTTTTAAAATTTTTACTTTTTTACCCGTAATATCAGTCCAAGCTCCGGGCCAAGGGAAGAAAGCGCGGATACAGCGCTCAATTTCTGTCGGAGTTTTTTGCCAGTCGATTTTAGCTGTTTCGTTTTTTATCATTTTGGTAAAAGTCGCTTCGTCATGATCTTGCTGCCAAAGCTGAATTTTACCTTCCAGATAATCGGGCAGTATTTTGGTTAGCATTTCTGCTCCTTCGCAAGCGAGATGGTTACTCAGGCTTTCCGAATCATCATCCTCGATTATTTCAAATTTTTCTTGGGCAATAATCGGACCATGATCCATTTTGGCGTCGAGAAGCATGATAGTAACGCCAGTTTGCCTGTCGCCGTTTAAAATTGCATGTTGGATTGGTGAAGCGCCCCGGTATTTGGGTAGTAGGGAAGGGTGAATATTGAGACAGCCGTATTTAGGTATATCAAGAAAAGCCTGAGGTAATATCTGACCATAAGCTACAACGATTATTAAGTCTGGTGAAAGTTTTTTTATTTCTTCAGTCGCCGCTTCATCAATTTTGGCAAACTGATAAATGCGCAGTCCAAGTTTTTGCGCTTCGATTTTTATTGGTGGCGGAGTAATGATTTGTTTGCGTCCCATTGGTTTGTCTTCTTGAGTAACGACGCCAATAATATTATATCCGGCTTTAGCCAGTTTAATCAAAGAAGGTACGGCAAAGTTTGGCGTACCAAGGAATACTATTTTTGTATTTTGAGGTTGGAACATAATGGTTATGGCGGCAGTGAAAAATTAGTTGATTTTTTTGGAAGTTTCTTTAGTCATCCTGTCGGTAAAAAGAATGGCGTTGAGATGGTCGATTTCGTGCTGAAAAACTCGGGCAAAGAGGTTTTTGGCGCGGATTCTTTTTTTTACGCCGTTTTTATCTAGGCAAGTAACTATTACTGATCTGGATCTTTTGACTAAACCCCATATTCCGGGAACCGAAAGGCAGCCTTCTTCGCCGATTTCTTTGCGAAAAGATTTCCAAATGATTTTGGGGTTGATATAGGCGGTCGGACCGTTTTCAGTGTCTATGATAATTACTCTGATATTTTCGCCAACCTGCGGAGCAGCGATGCCAACACCGTTATCGACTTTCATTGTTTTTGCCAAATCCAAAATAAACTGCTGAAATTTTTTGTCGGCAATTTGTTCAGGATTTATTTTTTTTGATTTTTTACGCAAACGAGAGTCAGGTATAGTAATTATTTCCATATAAAATTTATATTAAATCTTCAGGGTCAACATCGATAATCCAGTCGTCGGGGACTATTTGTAGTAGACCGTCAATGTTGATTTTGGTTTTTATAATAATAACATAACGCCAGCGACCGCGCACGCGGCTGGTAAAAACGGTTTGCGGTTCGCTGATTTGAGCGGCTATTTTATCTTTTTCTTGTTTTTTTGTCAATTCTCGAAAAAGTGTATTTGCCTGAAATTCTGCCTTTTTTGGATTGGAAGATTGATATATTAGTTTTATTAACTGACCAAAAGGCGGATAACCTAAGTCGGATCTGGCCTCTATCTCTCGGGTGTAAAAATCGTCGTTGTTTTTACCAACAAAATCTCTAATGATGCGATTTTCTGAGTTAAATGTTTGTAGATAAATTTTGTCGGTTTGTGATCCGGTAGCAAACAGCTCGATTTCTTTGAGTGTTTGCCATAGTCTTTCTCCGGAACGGAATCCCGGTAAGTGCAACATATTGTCCAGCGAAAGTATTGCCACTAGGTCGATTTTTTGCCAGTCTATTTTTTTGAAAAGAAAATTGGTTCCCAGGTAAATGTCGGCCGAATCGATCTGTTCGCTAGTAATTTTTTGCAAATCAACATCGGCATCGAGACGCAAAACGCGGCAACCGGGCCAGATTTTGGCTAGATCTTTTTCTATTAGCTGTCCGCCGCTGCCGGGAAAACGAAAGTTAACGCCACGACAGTTGGGGCAAGATAATGGAACGTCTTGCTGCCAGTCGCAATGGTGACACTTGAGTTTGCCACCAGTATGAAAAGGTAGCGGAAGCAGGCAATGAGGGCAATTAAAAACATAACCGCAGTCAGAACAAGTAACAGATCGATGAAGACCGCGACGATTGATATAAAGCACGGTTTTTTGTCCCGCCGATTTTGCTTCGATTATTTTTTGGGCTAGACGTTCGGAAACTAAGGAATAATTACCGTGATGGGCTTCGTCTTTTAGGTTGAGAATAGGAATACCTATTTGGTTGGGATTTTCTTTGATAATATTTTTTATTTTGCCAACGATTTCTAACCGTGGAGCAGGGGAGACAAAAATGATATTAGCGTCATGAATTTTGGCAAGTTCCGTTGCGGTGGTTCTAGCATCATAACGGGGGTTTTGGTCCCATTGTTTGAAGCTGCTATTTGGTTCATCAATGACAATAATTGTTTCTAGATCAGCTAAAGGAGCAAACACTGCTTGACGGGTACCAATAATTATTTTCTTTTGACCACTAGCGGTTTCTTTCCAGGCGAGCAACTCTTCGTTTTTGCTTTGCTTTCCGGAAAAAACAACAATTTTTTCTCGCAACTGATTTGGGATAAATCTGCCCAGACTAGTCAGGTCTTCGGTTTCCGGTACCAAAATCAGGGTTTGTTTTTTTGTATTTTTTATTAGTGAGTAGATAAAATCGTTTTGATATTTTGCGGTT contains these protein-coding regions:
- the fmt gene encoding methionyl-tRNA formyltransferase → MFQPQNTKIVFLGTPNFAVPSLIKLAKAGYNIIGVVTQEDKPMGRKQIITPPPIKIEAQKLGLRIYQFAKIDEAATEEIKKLSPDLIIVVAYGQILPQAFLDIPKYGCLNIHPSLLPKYRGASPIQHAILNGDRQTGVTIMLLDAKMDHGPIIAQEKFEIIEDDDSESLSNHLACEGAEMLTKILPDYLEGKIQLWQQDHDEATFTKMIKNETAKIDWQKTPTEIERCIRAFFPWPGAWTDITGKKVKILKAHLENGELALDKVQVEGKASMSYQDYLRGNKPLL
- the def gene encoding peptide deformylase gives rise to the protein MEIITIPDSRLRKKSKKINPEQIADKKFQQFILDLAKTMKVDNGVGIAAPQVGENIRVIIIDTENGPTAYINPKIIWKSFRKEIGEEGCLSVPGIWGLVKRSRSVIVTCLDKNGVKKRIRAKNLFARVFQHEIDHLNAILFTDRMTKETSKKIN
- the priA gene encoding primosomal protein N', whose product is MFAQIIPAVRLPRKLTVFTYAIPEELIGKIKVGQIISTTFRGKKIQGVVKATTDKINFPAKNLKPLTKILYPEPLFSSQQLVLAEWLAKYYVTSLGLVVKSMIPIIPQKKMPSRKNKDIVWQDFTAKEIKIDRLDKTNILIPTTAKYQNDFIYSLIKNTKKQTLILVPETEDLTSLGRFIPNQLREKIVVFSGKQSKNEELLAWKETASGQKKIIIGTRQAVFAPLADLETIIVIDEPNSSFKQWDQNPRYDARTTATELAKIHDANIIFVSPAPRLEIVGKIKNIIKENPNQIGIPILNLKDEAHHGNYSLVSERLAQKIIEAKSAGQKTVLYINRRGLHRSVTCSDCGYVFNCPHCLLPLPFHTGGKLKCHHCDWQQDVPLSCPNCRGVNFRFPGSGGQLIEKDLAKIWPGCRVLRLDADVDLQKITSEQIDSADIYLGTNFLFKKIDWQKIDLVAILSLDNMLHLPGFRSGERLWQTLKEIELFATGSQTDKIYLQTFNSENRIIRDFVGKNNDDFYTREIEARSDLGYPPFGQLIKLIYQSSNPKKAEFQANTLFRELTKKQEKDKIAAQISEPQTVFTSRVRGRWRYVIIIKTKINIDGLLQIVPDDWIIDVDPEDLI